The following are from one region of the Nicotiana tomentosiformis chromosome 7, ASM39032v3, whole genome shotgun sequence genome:
- the LOC104091153 gene encoding uncharacterized protein isoform X2 has translation MLSIEKLAADPSQISLLKSSSSDERPSSSSSSDKKQLDLSNSDHFDDNKPLPKFSIRDYVFKSRRKDIKTNWPFSQKNLQLCLKHGVTDLLPPFQSVKGCAVDNCSIDKDNIIGTFDQEEHFKVDDDPRCMPKLAADYRNISSSRSDKEKAIRSTITSQSFSEIDSVPTAERNPSLGTEAVGKPENKGLLPPMSNKSGSTAQPPAAKKCRLIVKLGNVTDHRTVEEETTTSNNFMASEAMASKVCPVCKTFTSSSNTTLNAHIDQCLSGESTIKWTENSNKVIKHRIKPRKTRLMVDIYATAACCTLEDLDKRNGTNWASNPSLSVRETEVSAVEKLDKPPPVSHECTDNEGAVYIDANGTKVRILSKFNDEQPQSSKLVSDPLQKHLVDGDKRSKLVLTKKRKKKNHIQRQHKLLKSSRTKKFCLSKPYHCPKIKSGQDGTFSPRGNVVREDCLNKQLRSPEQVVLNGLGTIKQWACSKRTGLTRKFSDKDNHQRSGGVMLTGVQDDNDVLPMTDSSLKIRNCLYKSPRSSANTVCLPESSQRMGDVLLEPQDEHTEEPSLQKKVDFSLSRSQFPSNKKRSLVLQRNKEKHLKVAVHSVNNGSGDLLEKVDNSEINGEPSTSHPAFSLKDRKLSSSRKNLLSVSEGPARGVKCSLKWETASLKKSSMRCTSESEEAGVCQTEGEKRCIRDLSETKVQGSKSCDRVIVKRSRILSIGKNREEVVVSNVEGTLGLKSCSQSSAETDSDNETGSTLAGASDAIRSVKVNDQTQNDKTMDPAVASEFSARGEFMSFRKSLDAGSDELSGSFLGTKAATRSQDPILGVEEEMFSAAEIGKSMIDHNLHDDVTELGCNDGQGNYFLEVDPIPIPGPPGSFLPSPGRMSSEDLHGSSSLTSSKIQSSADYPEFFDQDSSGSPTSAASTVSNFTMARTGSRYSDKLSGDGRESSESLRCHTAGWEDKRCSLSGSSIVDLLVENSVTLLQTANTGDERDGLDKFNANTFFPGKGTFRFTNDKPCCCVRKEGASQESQLLQRRAMEPFPFPASENQLRPDSIRRPNNISNSFSLSDSSSGPETNATKSSTGHTQFGVSADSEFKLPTRDYESCPSASNPVLRLMGKDLMVVNKDEDSPLKRSSHSNSMNDLANTRLSGVSCGSLRSEDLYSSRQVDAHNRLVFQTGDPVQHFDVRLLNGFKSRDSYSRPQQLSPTSPVSFSCKGSGIGLMGSVGRQDYLEGCNLHTVLNGPNETCDGKKFVATPISHWQNSTSVGNAVKEIIIIDDSPENGADSAYTMGTGRSRSSTSIQMQMISSGYTSKFVNFCENRPHGSPYSGSGVAQNANLPTQMNEIPAKWNGNPEGCSFVRPSSFSASSSPAGPFRSSLYYSPGFS, from the exons atgttatccattgaAAAACTTGCAGCAGATCCTTCCCAAATCTCTCTACTGAAAAGTAGTAGCAGTGATGAGaggccttcttcttcttcttcttctgataaGAAGCAACTAGATCTGTCCAACTCTGACCACTTTGATGATAACAAACCACTCCCCAAATTCTCCATAAG AGATTATGTTTTCAAAAGCCGGAGAAAGGACATAAAGACCAACTGGCCATTTTCTCAGAAAAATTTGCAGCTTTGTTTGAAGCATGGCGTGACAGATTTGTTACCCCCTTTTCAATCTGTTAAGGGATGTGCTGTAGATAATTGTTCGATTGACAAGGACAATATTATAGGAACTTTTGATCAGGAGGAGCATTTTAAGGTAGATGATGATCCTAGATGTATGCCAAAATTAGCTGCTGATTATAGAAATATCAGTTCAAGTCGATCTGATAAAGAAAAGGCGATCCGGTCAACGATAACCAGTCAGTCTTTTTCTGAAATTGATTCAGTTCCAACAGCTGAAAGGAATCCCAGCTTGGGAACAGAAGCTGTTGGGAAACCTGAGAATAAAGGTCTTTTACCTCCCATGTCAAACAAGAGCGGGAGCACAGCACAACCGCCAGCAGCAAAAAAGTGCAGATTAATAGTCAAGTTGGGCAACGTCACAGATCATCGAACCGTAGAAGAGGAAACCACCACCAGCAACAATTTCATGGCTTCTGAGGCAATGGCTTCGAAAGTATGTCCAGTTTGCAAGACTTTCACATCCTCATCAAACACCACCTTGAACGCTCACATTGATCAATGTCTCTCTGGAGAGTCAACAATCAAGTGGACAGAAAATTCTAATAAGGTGATTAAGCACAGGATAAAGCCAAGGAAAACGAGATTGATGGTGGATATATATGCAACAGCTGCGTGCTGTACACTGGAGGATCTCGATAAGAGGAATGGAACCAACTGGGCCTCAAACCCGAGTTTGTCTGTTCGAGAGACTGAGGTATCTGCTGTTGAGAAACTGGATAAACCTCCTCCTGTTAGTCATGAATGCACTGATAATGAAGGTGCTGTTTATATTGATGCCAATGGCACAAAGGTTCGAATTCTGTCCAAGTTCAACGACGAGCAGCCACAATCATCAAAGCTGGTTAGTGATCCTCTTCAGAAACATTTGGTTGATGGAGATAAAAGAAGCAAACTCGTtttgacaaagaagaggaagaagaagaatcaTATCCAGAGACAGCACAAGCTTTTGAAATCTTCTCGTACTAAAAAGTTTTGCTTGTCCAAGCCCTATCACTGTCCCAAG ATTAAGAGTGGTCAAGATGGCACCTTTTCCCCCCGAGGAAATGTTGTCAGAGAGGATTGCTTAAATAAGCAGCTCAGATCTCCAGAACAGGTGGTATTAAATGGATTAGGAACCATAAAACAATGGGCATGTTCGAAGAGAACTGGCCTCACAAGGAAGTTCAGTGATAAGGACAACCATCAGCGTTCTGGAGGTGTTATGTTGACTGGCGTTCAAGATGACAATGATGTGTTGCCTATGACTGATTCATCTTTGAAGATAAGAAACTGTCTTTACAAATCTCCAAGATCATCTGCTAATACTGTTTGTTTGCCTGAGAGTAGCCAAAGAATGGGGGATGTGCTACTTGAGCCTCAAGATGAACATACCGAGGAGCCTTCTCTGCAAAAGAAAGTGGACTTTTCATTGTCTCGATCTCAATTCCCATCTAACAAGAAGAGATCCCTAGTGTTACAAAGGAACAAAGAAAAACATTTGAAGGTAGCTGTCCATTCTGTAAACAATGGCTCCGGTGATCTACTAGAAAAGGTGGATAACTCTGAGATCAATGGTGAACCGTCCACCTCTCATCCAGCATTCTCCTTGAAAGATAGGAAGTTGTCATCATCGAGGAAGAACCTTTTGTCTGTCAGTGAAGGGCCTGCTCGTGGTGTTAAATGTAGCTTGAAGTGGGAAACAGCTTCCCTTAAGAAGTCTAGTATGCGCTGCACTTCAGAATCAGAAGAAGCCGGAGTTTGTCAAACTGAAGGAGAGAAACGTTGTATAAGAGATCTCAGTGAAACTAAAGTTCAAGGGAGCAAGAGTTGCGATAGGGTAATTGTTAAAAGATCTAGAATTTTAAGCATCGGGAAAAATAGGGAGGAAGTTGTGGTTTCTAACGTGGAGGGTACTCTGGGCTTGAAGAGCTGCTCACAGTCTTCAGCTGAGACTGATTCTGATAATGAAACTGGCAGCACTTTAGCAGGTGCATCTGATGCTATAAGATCTGTGAAAGTGAATGATCAAACTCAGAATGACAAGACTATGGATCCAGCTGTTGCCTCTGAATTCTCTGCGAGGGGAGAATTTATGAGTTTTCGCAAGTCTTTGGATGCTGGATCTGATGAGTTGTCTG GATCTTTTCTTGGCACCAAAGCTGCAACACGTTCGCAAGATCCTATTTTAGGTGTTGAAGAAGAGATGTTTAGTGCAGCGGAAATTGGGAAAAGTATGATTGATCACAATCTTCATGACGATGTTACTGAATTGGGATGTAATGATGGGCAAGGGAATTACTTTTTGGAGGTTGATCCAATTCCCATACCAGGACCGCCTGGATCTTTTTTACCTAGTCCTGGTCGTATGAGCTCAGAAGACCTTCATGGGAGTTCATCATTAACCAGCAGTAAAATTCAATCTTCTGCAGATTATCCTGAATTCTTTGATCAGGATTCTTCTGGTTCACCTACTTCTGCTGCATCAACAGTTTCTAACTTCACTATGGCTAGAACTGGCTCAAGATATTCAGACAAGTTGTCTGGCGATGGAAGGGAATCTTCTGAAAGTCTCAGATGTCACACAGCTGGCTGGGAAGATAAAAGGTGTAGCTTATCTGGCAGCAGTATTGTTGATCTTCTGGTGGAAAATTCCGTCACTCTACTTCAGACAGCAAATACAGGAGATGAAAGGGATGGACTGGACAAATTTAATGCAAATACATTCTTTCCTGGTAAAGGCACTTTCAGATTTACAAATGATAAGCCATGTTGTTGTGTTAGGAAAGAAGGAGCATCTCAAGAGTCACAGCTCTTACAGCGACGGGCCATGGAACCTTTTCCTTTTCCTGCCAGTGAGAATCAGTTGAGGCCTGATTCAATCAGAAGACCTAATAATATCAGTAACTCGTTTTCTCTTAGTGACTCGAGTTCAGGACCTGAAACAAATGCCACTAAATCATCCACTGGACATACTCAATTTGGAGTTTCTGCTGATTCTGAGTTCAAGCTCCCAACTCGTGATTATGAGTCTTGTCCATCTGCTTCCAATCCAGTTCTCAGGCTGATGGGAAAGGACTTAATGGTGGTCAACAAAGATGAAGACTCCCCACTGAAAAGATCATCTCACTCAAATTCCATGAATGACCTGGCAAACACTAGACTTTCTGGTGTTTCTTGTGGCAGTCTTCGTAGTGAGGATCTCTACTCATCTCGTCAGGTGGATGCACATAATCGTCTTGTCTTTCAAACTGGTGATCCAGTACAGCATTTTGATGTCAGATTGTTAAATGGTTTCAAAAGTCGCGACAGTTACTCAAGGCCACAACAGCTGTCCCCTACATCTCCCGTCTCGTTTTCGTGCAAGGGTAGTGGCATCGGATTGATGGGTTCCGTTGGCAGACAAGACTATTTAGAAGGGTGCAATTTACATACTGTGCTCAATGGACCAAATGAGACATGTGATGGGAAGAAGTTTGTGGCAACTCCCATATCTCATTGGCAAAATTCAACTTCAGTTGGGAATGCCGTCAAGGAAATTATTATAATTGATGATTCTCCAGAAAACGGGGCTGATTCTGCATACACCATGGGAACGGGGAGAAGCAGGTCGTCAACTAGTATCCAAATGCAGATGATCAGCTCGGGCTATACCTCAAAGTTTGTGAATTTCTGCGAAAATAGACCGCATGGTTCTCCTTACAGCGGATCTGGAGTAGCTCAGAATGCGAACTTGCCTACTCAAATGAACGAGATTCCTGCTAAGTGGAATGGCAATCCCGAAGGTTGTAGTTTTGTTCGTCCAAGCTCTTTCTCGGCTTCCTCGTCACCTGCAGGTCCTTTTAGATCATCTTTGTATTATTCTCCCGGCTTTTCATAA
- the LOC104091153 gene encoding uncharacterized protein isoform X1: MLSIEKLAADPSQISLLKSSSSDERPSSSSSSDKKQLDLSNSDHFDDNKPLPKFSIRDYVFKSRRKDIKTNWPFSQKNLQLCLKHGVTDLLPPFQSVKGCAVDNCSIDKDNIIGTFDQEEHFKVDDDPRCMPKLAADYRNISSSRSDKEKAIRSTITSQSFSEIDSVPTAERNPSLGTEAVGKPENKGLLPPMSNKSGSTAQPPAAKKCRLIVKLGNVTDHRTVEEETTTSNNFMASEAMASKVCPVCKTFTSSSNTTLNAHIDQCLSGESTIKWTENSNKVIKHRIKPRKTRLMVDIYATAACCTLEDLDKRNGTNWASNPSLSVRETEVSAVEKLDKPPPVSHECTDNEGAVYIDANGTKVRILSKFNDEQPQSSKLVSDPLQKHLVDGDKRSKLVLTKKRKKKNHIQRQHKLLKSSRTKKFCLSKPYHCPKIKSGQDGTFSPRGNVVREDCLNKQLRSPEQVVLNGLGTIKQWACSKRTGLTRKFSDKDNHQRSGGVMLTGVQDDNDVLPMTDSSLKIRNCLYKSPRSSANTVCLPESSQRMGDVLLEPQDEHTEEPSLQKKVDFSLSRSQFPSNKKRSLVLQRNKEKHLKVAVHSVNNGSGDLLEKVDNSEINGEPSTSHPAFSLKDRKLSSSRKNLLSVSEGPARGVKCSLKWETASLKKSSMRCTSESEEAGVCQTEGEKRCIRDLSETKVQGSKSCDRVIVKRSRILSIGKNREEVVVSNVEGTLGLKSCSQSSAETDSDNETGSTLAGASDAIRSVKVNDQTQNDKTMDPAVASEFSARGEFMSFRKSLDAGSDELSGSARSQLFSEEYEGSFLGTKAATRSQDPILGVEEEMFSAAEIGKSMIDHNLHDDVTELGCNDGQGNYFLEVDPIPIPGPPGSFLPSPGRMSSEDLHGSSSLTSSKIQSSADYPEFFDQDSSGSPTSAASTVSNFTMARTGSRYSDKLSGDGRESSESLRCHTAGWEDKRCSLSGSSIVDLLVENSVTLLQTANTGDERDGLDKFNANTFFPGKGTFRFTNDKPCCCVRKEGASQESQLLQRRAMEPFPFPASENQLRPDSIRRPNNISNSFSLSDSSSGPETNATKSSTGHTQFGVSADSEFKLPTRDYESCPSASNPVLRLMGKDLMVVNKDEDSPLKRSSHSNSMNDLANTRLSGVSCGSLRSEDLYSSRQVDAHNRLVFQTGDPVQHFDVRLLNGFKSRDSYSRPQQLSPTSPVSFSCKGSGIGLMGSVGRQDYLEGCNLHTVLNGPNETCDGKKFVATPISHWQNSTSVGNAVKEIIIIDDSPENGADSAYTMGTGRSRSSTSIQMQMISSGYTSKFVNFCENRPHGSPYSGSGVAQNANLPTQMNEIPAKWNGNPEGCSFVRPSSFSASSSPAGPFRSSLYYSPGFS; the protein is encoded by the exons atgttatccattgaAAAACTTGCAGCAGATCCTTCCCAAATCTCTCTACTGAAAAGTAGTAGCAGTGATGAGaggccttcttcttcttcttcttctgataaGAAGCAACTAGATCTGTCCAACTCTGACCACTTTGATGATAACAAACCACTCCCCAAATTCTCCATAAG AGATTATGTTTTCAAAAGCCGGAGAAAGGACATAAAGACCAACTGGCCATTTTCTCAGAAAAATTTGCAGCTTTGTTTGAAGCATGGCGTGACAGATTTGTTACCCCCTTTTCAATCTGTTAAGGGATGTGCTGTAGATAATTGTTCGATTGACAAGGACAATATTATAGGAACTTTTGATCAGGAGGAGCATTTTAAGGTAGATGATGATCCTAGATGTATGCCAAAATTAGCTGCTGATTATAGAAATATCAGTTCAAGTCGATCTGATAAAGAAAAGGCGATCCGGTCAACGATAACCAGTCAGTCTTTTTCTGAAATTGATTCAGTTCCAACAGCTGAAAGGAATCCCAGCTTGGGAACAGAAGCTGTTGGGAAACCTGAGAATAAAGGTCTTTTACCTCCCATGTCAAACAAGAGCGGGAGCACAGCACAACCGCCAGCAGCAAAAAAGTGCAGATTAATAGTCAAGTTGGGCAACGTCACAGATCATCGAACCGTAGAAGAGGAAACCACCACCAGCAACAATTTCATGGCTTCTGAGGCAATGGCTTCGAAAGTATGTCCAGTTTGCAAGACTTTCACATCCTCATCAAACACCACCTTGAACGCTCACATTGATCAATGTCTCTCTGGAGAGTCAACAATCAAGTGGACAGAAAATTCTAATAAGGTGATTAAGCACAGGATAAAGCCAAGGAAAACGAGATTGATGGTGGATATATATGCAACAGCTGCGTGCTGTACACTGGAGGATCTCGATAAGAGGAATGGAACCAACTGGGCCTCAAACCCGAGTTTGTCTGTTCGAGAGACTGAGGTATCTGCTGTTGAGAAACTGGATAAACCTCCTCCTGTTAGTCATGAATGCACTGATAATGAAGGTGCTGTTTATATTGATGCCAATGGCACAAAGGTTCGAATTCTGTCCAAGTTCAACGACGAGCAGCCACAATCATCAAAGCTGGTTAGTGATCCTCTTCAGAAACATTTGGTTGATGGAGATAAAAGAAGCAAACTCGTtttgacaaagaagaggaagaagaagaatcaTATCCAGAGACAGCACAAGCTTTTGAAATCTTCTCGTACTAAAAAGTTTTGCTTGTCCAAGCCCTATCACTGTCCCAAG ATTAAGAGTGGTCAAGATGGCACCTTTTCCCCCCGAGGAAATGTTGTCAGAGAGGATTGCTTAAATAAGCAGCTCAGATCTCCAGAACAGGTGGTATTAAATGGATTAGGAACCATAAAACAATGGGCATGTTCGAAGAGAACTGGCCTCACAAGGAAGTTCAGTGATAAGGACAACCATCAGCGTTCTGGAGGTGTTATGTTGACTGGCGTTCAAGATGACAATGATGTGTTGCCTATGACTGATTCATCTTTGAAGATAAGAAACTGTCTTTACAAATCTCCAAGATCATCTGCTAATACTGTTTGTTTGCCTGAGAGTAGCCAAAGAATGGGGGATGTGCTACTTGAGCCTCAAGATGAACATACCGAGGAGCCTTCTCTGCAAAAGAAAGTGGACTTTTCATTGTCTCGATCTCAATTCCCATCTAACAAGAAGAGATCCCTAGTGTTACAAAGGAACAAAGAAAAACATTTGAAGGTAGCTGTCCATTCTGTAAACAATGGCTCCGGTGATCTACTAGAAAAGGTGGATAACTCTGAGATCAATGGTGAACCGTCCACCTCTCATCCAGCATTCTCCTTGAAAGATAGGAAGTTGTCATCATCGAGGAAGAACCTTTTGTCTGTCAGTGAAGGGCCTGCTCGTGGTGTTAAATGTAGCTTGAAGTGGGAAACAGCTTCCCTTAAGAAGTCTAGTATGCGCTGCACTTCAGAATCAGAAGAAGCCGGAGTTTGTCAAACTGAAGGAGAGAAACGTTGTATAAGAGATCTCAGTGAAACTAAAGTTCAAGGGAGCAAGAGTTGCGATAGGGTAATTGTTAAAAGATCTAGAATTTTAAGCATCGGGAAAAATAGGGAGGAAGTTGTGGTTTCTAACGTGGAGGGTACTCTGGGCTTGAAGAGCTGCTCACAGTCTTCAGCTGAGACTGATTCTGATAATGAAACTGGCAGCACTTTAGCAGGTGCATCTGATGCTATAAGATCTGTGAAAGTGAATGATCAAACTCAGAATGACAAGACTATGGATCCAGCTGTTGCCTCTGAATTCTCTGCGAGGGGAGAATTTATGAGTTTTCGCAAGTCTTTGGATGCTGGATCTGATGAGTTGTCTGGTTCTGCTAGATCTCAGTTGTTTAGTGAAGAGTATGAAGGATCTTTTCTTGGCACCAAAGCTGCAACACGTTCGCAAGATCCTATTTTAGGTGTTGAAGAAGAGATGTTTAGTGCAGCGGAAATTGGGAAAAGTATGATTGATCACAATCTTCATGACGATGTTACTGAATTGGGATGTAATGATGGGCAAGGGAATTACTTTTTGGAGGTTGATCCAATTCCCATACCAGGACCGCCTGGATCTTTTTTACCTAGTCCTGGTCGTATGAGCTCAGAAGACCTTCATGGGAGTTCATCATTAACCAGCAGTAAAATTCAATCTTCTGCAGATTATCCTGAATTCTTTGATCAGGATTCTTCTGGTTCACCTACTTCTGCTGCATCAACAGTTTCTAACTTCACTATGGCTAGAACTGGCTCAAGATATTCAGACAAGTTGTCTGGCGATGGAAGGGAATCTTCTGAAAGTCTCAGATGTCACACAGCTGGCTGGGAAGATAAAAGGTGTAGCTTATCTGGCAGCAGTATTGTTGATCTTCTGGTGGAAAATTCCGTCACTCTACTTCAGACAGCAAATACAGGAGATGAAAGGGATGGACTGGACAAATTTAATGCAAATACATTCTTTCCTGGTAAAGGCACTTTCAGATTTACAAATGATAAGCCATGTTGTTGTGTTAGGAAAGAAGGAGCATCTCAAGAGTCACAGCTCTTACAGCGACGGGCCATGGAACCTTTTCCTTTTCCTGCCAGTGAGAATCAGTTGAGGCCTGATTCAATCAGAAGACCTAATAATATCAGTAACTCGTTTTCTCTTAGTGACTCGAGTTCAGGACCTGAAACAAATGCCACTAAATCATCCACTGGACATACTCAATTTGGAGTTTCTGCTGATTCTGAGTTCAAGCTCCCAACTCGTGATTATGAGTCTTGTCCATCTGCTTCCAATCCAGTTCTCAGGCTGATGGGAAAGGACTTAATGGTGGTCAACAAAGATGAAGACTCCCCACTGAAAAGATCATCTCACTCAAATTCCATGAATGACCTGGCAAACACTAGACTTTCTGGTGTTTCTTGTGGCAGTCTTCGTAGTGAGGATCTCTACTCATCTCGTCAGGTGGATGCACATAATCGTCTTGTCTTTCAAACTGGTGATCCAGTACAGCATTTTGATGTCAGATTGTTAAATGGTTTCAAAAGTCGCGACAGTTACTCAAGGCCACAACAGCTGTCCCCTACATCTCCCGTCTCGTTTTCGTGCAAGGGTAGTGGCATCGGATTGATGGGTTCCGTTGGCAGACAAGACTATTTAGAAGGGTGCAATTTACATACTGTGCTCAATGGACCAAATGAGACATGTGATGGGAAGAAGTTTGTGGCAACTCCCATATCTCATTGGCAAAATTCAACTTCAGTTGGGAATGCCGTCAAGGAAATTATTATAATTGATGATTCTCCAGAAAACGGGGCTGATTCTGCATACACCATGGGAACGGGGAGAAGCAGGTCGTCAACTAGTATCCAAATGCAGATGATCAGCTCGGGCTATACCTCAAAGTTTGTGAATTTCTGCGAAAATAGACCGCATGGTTCTCCTTACAGCGGATCTGGAGTAGCTCAGAATGCGAACTTGCCTACTCAAATGAACGAGATTCCTGCTAAGTGGAATGGCAATCCCGAAGGTTGTAGTTTTGTTCGTCCAAGCTCTTTCTCGGCTTCCTCGTCACCTGCAGGTCCTTTTAGATCATCTTTGTATTATTCTCCCGGCTTTTCATAA